A stretch of the Microcella sp. genome encodes the following:
- a CDS encoding META domain-containing protein encodes MVRSRLVRTLAVGMLAVSIPMLSACSGLTSGTTALQGEWVLDGGSDAGGVFVDSANPVTLVFEGDSVSGRSPCGNVYSGPVIEGPGAAGSGTLRLGGLSRTEMGCLEQDQNQLESRYFSALEAVDRVAVSDDGESLELTGDDVFVRFTLSEKREG; translated from the coding sequence ATGGTGCGCAGTCGACTCGTCAGAACTCTCGCGGTCGGGATGCTCGCCGTGAGCATCCCGATGCTCTCCGCCTGCTCGGGGCTCACGAGCGGCACCACCGCGCTGCAAGGCGAGTGGGTGCTCGATGGCGGCAGTGACGCCGGCGGCGTGTTCGTCGACAGTGCGAATCCGGTAACCCTCGTATTCGAGGGCGACTCGGTGAGCGGCCGGTCGCCCTGCGGCAACGTCTACAGCGGGCCGGTCATCGAGGGGCCGGGCGCGGCGGGCAGCGGCACGCTGCGGCTCGGAGGCCTGAGTCGCACCGAGATGGGCTGCCTCGAGCAAGACCAGAACCAGCTCGAGAGTCGCTACTTCAGCGCCCTCGAGGCAGTCGACCGCGTCGCGGTGAGCGATGACGGCGAGAGTCTCGAGCTCACAGGCGACGACGTGTTCGTACGGTTCACCCTGAGCGAGAAGCGCGAGGGCTGA
- the gatC gene encoding Asp-tRNA(Asn)/Glu-tRNA(Gln) amidotransferase subunit GatC, whose translation MSEITPERVAHLASLARIALTEAEIEQLTGELGAIVDAVATVQQVAGDDVPATSHPIPLVGGMRPDEIGETLTTEQALAGAPDHDGSRFRVTAILGEEQ comes from the coding sequence ATGTCTGAAATCACTCCCGAGCGCGTCGCGCATCTTGCGTCACTAGCGCGCATCGCCCTGACCGAGGCCGAGATCGAGCAGCTCACGGGCGAGCTCGGTGCGATCGTCGACGCTGTGGCGACAGTGCAGCAGGTCGCCGGTGACGATGTGCCCGCGACGAGTCACCCGATTCCGCTGGTCGGGGGCATGCGCCCCGACGAGATTGGCGAGACCCTCACGACTGAGCAGGCTCTGGCGGGGGCGCCCGACCACGACGGCAGCCGTTTTCGCGTCACGGCGATTCTGGGGGAGGAGCAGTGA
- the gatA gene encoding Asp-tRNA(Asn)/Glu-tRNA(Gln) amidotransferase subunit GatA, whose product MSGGTGATTGGTASSTGDLTRLSAAQLSAHLTAGEVSSVEVTQAHLDRIAAVDGDVHAFLHVNAAALETAAQVDADRAAGVSLPALAGVPIAIKDVLCTLDMPSTSGSKILEGWVPPYDATVVARLRAARMIPLGKTNMDEFAMGSSTEHSAYGPTKNPWDLTRIPGGSGGGSAAAVAAFEAPVALGSDTGGSIRQPAAVTGSVGVKPTYGGVSRYGAIALASSLDQVGPVSRSVLDAALVHDVIGGHDPRDATSIPESWPSMEQAARRGASGESLKGLRVGVVTQLRGDSGGFQAGVSQRFAETLELLAGAGAEIVEVSAPNFEYAIAAYYLILPAEASSNLAKFDSVRFGMRADVTGTVEDVMGATREAGFGPEVKRRIILGTYALSAGYYDAYYGSAQKVRTLIQRDFASCFEQADILVSPSAPTTAFRFGEKMADPLAMYLNDVTTIPANLAGVPGMGLPMGLAPEDGLPVGLQLMAPAREDARLYDVGAGIEALLEQQWGGPLWAKAPALG is encoded by the coding sequence GTGAGCGGCGGCACGGGCGCGACCACTGGCGGCACGGCCAGCAGCACTGGCGACCTCACGCGTCTCTCTGCTGCGCAACTCTCAGCCCACCTCACCGCAGGCGAGGTCTCGAGCGTCGAGGTCACGCAGGCTCATCTTGATCGCATCGCCGCGGTCGACGGTGATGTGCACGCCTTCTTGCACGTCAACGCTGCCGCGCTCGAGACGGCCGCGCAGGTCGACGCCGATCGTGCAGCCGGGGTCTCGCTGCCGGCGCTCGCCGGAGTGCCGATCGCCATCAAAGACGTGCTGTGCACGCTCGACATGCCGTCGACATCGGGCTCGAAGATTCTCGAGGGCTGGGTTCCGCCCTACGACGCCACAGTCGTCGCGCGACTGCGTGCGGCGCGCATGATTCCGCTCGGCAAGACCAACATGGACGAGTTCGCCATGGGGTCGAGCACCGAGCACTCGGCCTATGGTCCGACAAAGAACCCGTGGGATCTCACGCGCATTCCCGGCGGTTCGGGTGGCGGTTCGGCCGCGGCGGTCGCGGCTTTCGAAGCGCCGGTCGCACTCGGGAGTGACACCGGTGGCAGCATCCGTCAACCGGCTGCCGTCACCGGGTCGGTCGGCGTCAAGCCCACCTATGGTGGCGTCAGTCGTTATGGTGCGATCGCGCTTGCGTCGTCGCTCGATCAGGTCGGGCCGGTGTCGCGCTCGGTGTTGGATGCTGCGCTCGTGCACGACGTCATCGGTGGGCATGATCCGCGCGATGCGACGAGCATCCCGGAGAGTTGGCCCTCGATGGAGCAGGCGGCGCGTCGCGGTGCCTCGGGTGAGTCGCTCAAGGGATTGCGCGTCGGTGTCGTGACGCAGCTGCGCGGTGACAGCGGAGGCTTCCAGGCCGGCGTATCTCAGCGTTTCGCTGAAACCCTCGAGCTGCTGGCTGGTGCGGGTGCCGAGATCGTCGAGGTGTCGGCGCCGAACTTCGAGTACGCGATCGCGGCGTACTACCTGATTCTGCCGGCGGAGGCCTCGAGCAATCTGGCGAAGTTCGACTCGGTGCGGTTCGGCATGCGTGCTGATGTGACCGGAACGGTCGAAGACGTCATGGGTGCGACTCGTGAGGCCGGGTTCGGGCCCGAGGTAAAGCGCCGCATCATTCTGGGCACGTATGCGCTGTCGGCGGGCTACTACGACGCTTACTACGGCAGTGCGCAGAAGGTGCGCACGCTGATTCAGCGCGATTTTGCGTCGTGCTTCGAGCAGGCCGACATTCTGGTGTCGCCGAGTGCGCCGACTACGGCGTTTCGGTTCGGTGAGAAGATGGCTGACCCGCTGGCGATGTACCTCAACGATGTGACGACGATTCCGGCGAACTTGGCGGGAGTGCCCGGCATGGGTCTGCCTATGGGTCTGGCTCCTGAAGACGGGCTGCCGGTTGGCCTGCAGCTCATGGCGCCGGCGCGCGAGGATGCGCGCCTGTACGACGTGGGTGCGGGTATCGAGGCTCTGCTCGAGCAGCAGTGGGGTGGGCCGCTCTGGGCGAAGGCTCCGGCACTGGGCTAA
- a CDS encoding HNH endonuclease signature motif containing protein: MHSSNTETQALGGSVAVLERPAFNTPAVDNPGFDSPDVDDDGTVDDRRDTANSPFAVPALALLQRTTIAHLPDDALMTLHSDFAELRQRTDSNLAVLADEIARRSHHTLGHDGLAQRLGSRTPENLIQRLTGVGAREAGAMVRVGSMLAGAEGLLGSDDPATTTDLPAGATDLIASENAWLRPLAVAVGEARLSVEAADAIGRGLGQPTVGVTPAHLERTASQLAAESALLTVEQLAVRARQARALLDLEAESELVDDREAALRDRRYLHLTRQADGMTRLNALLDPESAALVRDAVDAATSPRRDGPRFVTSSEQGSDELDANENDRALRMLADTRTTPQIALDAVVELIRLGGEVAPTEVIGVRSPAVQVIVAERDLREHRGLGFFEGQTEPVGTTTAERHVCASGVVPIVINEVGDVIALGRESRLFTRRQRIALAARDGGCRFPGCDRPPSWTEAHHIVPWSSGGSTDLHDGVLLCRHHHLLLHNNGWRFARVDGDLHVIPPPDIDAEQRPIPTPSKSVPLERARAG; the protein is encoded by the coding sequence GGCACTGTCGACGACCGCCGCGATACCGCCAACTCGCCGTTCGCGGTGCCGGCACTCGCGCTGCTGCAGCGCACGACCATCGCGCACCTCCCCGACGATGCGCTTATGACGCTGCACAGTGATTTTGCCGAACTGCGCCAGCGCACCGACTCCAACCTCGCCGTGCTCGCCGACGAGATCGCCCGACGCTCGCATCACACGCTCGGGCACGACGGGCTGGCGCAACGTCTCGGTAGCCGCACACCCGAGAACCTCATCCAGCGGCTCACCGGGGTCGGCGCGCGTGAGGCCGGGGCGATGGTGCGAGTCGGGTCGATGCTCGCGGGCGCTGAAGGCCTGCTCGGGTCCGATGACCCTGCGACGACCACCGACCTGCCTGCAGGGGCTACCGACCTGATCGCCTCCGAGAACGCCTGGCTGCGTCCGCTCGCCGTAGCTGTAGGCGAGGCGCGCCTCTCTGTTGAGGCTGCCGACGCCATCGGCCGAGGGCTGGGCCAGCCCACCGTCGGTGTCACTCCAGCTCACCTCGAGAGAACCGCATCCCAACTGGCCGCCGAGTCGGCCCTGCTCACGGTCGAACAGCTCGCGGTTCGTGCTCGACAGGCGCGGGCGTTGCTCGACCTCGAGGCCGAGTCTGAACTCGTCGACGACCGTGAAGCCGCCCTGCGAGACCGGCGATACCTGCACCTCACGCGCCAAGCCGATGGCATGACACGGCTGAACGCGCTCCTCGACCCCGAATCGGCAGCGCTCGTGCGCGACGCCGTCGATGCCGCGACTTCACCGCGTCGAGACGGCCCGCGCTTCGTCACTTCTTCCGAGCAGGGCTCTGACGAGCTGGATGCAAACGAGAACGATCGCGCCTTGCGGATGCTCGCCGACACCCGCACCACGCCGCAGATCGCGCTCGACGCAGTAGTCGAGCTGATCCGTCTCGGTGGCGAGGTTGCACCCACTGAGGTCATCGGCGTGCGATCCCCGGCCGTGCAAGTGATCGTGGCCGAGCGCGACCTGCGCGAGCACCGTGGCCTCGGGTTCTTCGAAGGGCAGACCGAGCCGGTCGGCACCACGACAGCTGAACGTCATGTCTGTGCAAGCGGGGTCGTGCCGATCGTCATCAACGAGGTCGGCGATGTGATCGCCCTGGGCCGCGAGTCGCGGCTGTTCACGCGACGCCAGCGCATCGCCCTCGCCGCCCGCGACGGCGGGTGTCGATTCCCCGGGTGCGATCGGCCACCCTCCTGGACAGAAGCGCACCACATCGTGCCCTGGAGCTCAGGCGGCTCGACAGACCTCCACGACGGAGTACTGCTCTGTCGACATCACCACCTGCTGCTGCACAACAACGGCTGGCGGTTCGCGCGGGTCGACGGAGACCTGCACGTGATTCCGCCACCCGACATCGACGCCGAGCAGAGACCGATACCCACACCCAGTAAGAGCGTGCCCCTCGAGCGCGCCCGCGCGGGGTGA